One region of Ptiloglossa arizonensis isolate GNS036 chromosome 8, iyPtiAriz1_principal, whole genome shotgun sequence genomic DNA includes:
- the LOC143150006 gene encoding uncharacterized protein LOC143150006 gives MTRRRPADLCRWLLLAGLVCCSSCQSVSSTFENKTGQGETKPRVFSPRMDYDEWTPLGRGDPLKNNPTFDYVPPVLDRVQYWLDSHTTEPSAKRDILVLGVTAKKTSPKIPEQFLKFVDGPKFTRSNQDVSYRNEFTGSTGAEPPKVVRTTNFRNGPIDYRNQNRIQSVPASYYPSPYYNQKTKPYTMMLPPPLVQKDKIVSFAEPTQQFSTQTEEGPVLQDSQFYAVPSKNYNQHPPPPQSPTKSQNSSKSPGKGVMISQVETIKSYVPSSVQPTKSRYESVTSPSVSFEKSNLIYQSTQTLSGGWPGGNGPVSTPTTSDASQSTWRTPDYSRDQYEIDHHVAASSNHEVVVEQNANIIVDGDSNENEEVVVGQKEAVSVDKHPSVNVVRVNANSSDQNDEEPGQSSEKMHIVVANSPANLEIETHKAKKGPVAVVMPANYSEKNLTSPSSGASELPIVLENLTTGTEMSVEKTSKVQPQSVRNSVTGSPIFQEEPQLPQSSIVSPNRMIPTHHQHPVSQATSMPPLSRYPVGSLHAFGAPQAPLQSMMHMQSRPNHAMMHFLGSMRPNVGFRLPGSMPVFPPMAHMHAPPMKPITNHMVAPMALDQSHRPPQMQDFVAAFTNPPASTSMTAMGVEEHILDHHRTRVPDMTTLITTPTPFLPTATPTESSATEADIQDPERNGHSPLGAVLVDEKDESSWTTPHPSSTTSTPQVTTVPSLTTDPIFSHYKQPAKPIRGPMYLIIQGHSKVKTYKPTVTKHGGPTLRNEIALGVTERQLSKFEQFVKENTKNTGAEPTNTVASEKKIADEKARAEKLNQARQNSLMSLVESGLGSFTVSPSSYATEEEHQANSVTTIEINGN, from the exons ATGACACGGAGAAGACCGGCGGATCTGTGTAGGTGGCTACTCTTGGCGGGGCTCGTGTGCTGTTCGTCTTGTCAAAGCGTCTCGTCCACCTTTGAGAACAAAACCG GCCAAGGAGAGACCAAACCGCGAGTGTTCTCGCCCCGAATGGACTACGACGAATGGACGCCCCTAGGCCGAGGAGATCCCTTGAAGAACAACCCGACCTTTGACTACGTACCCCCGGTACTCGACAGGGTTCAGTACTGGTTGGATTCCCACACCACCGAGCCGTCCGCCAAACGAGACATTCTGGTGTTGGGTGTCACCGCGAAGAAGACCAGCCCGAAGATCCCGGAACAGTTCCTCAAGTTCGTGGACGGACCGAAGTTCACCAGATCGAACCAGGATGTCTCTTACAGGAACGAGTTCACCGGTAGCACGGGTGCCGAACCACCGAAGGTCGTGAGGACCACGAATTTCCGCAACGGACCGATCGACTACAGAAACCAGAACAGGATACAGTCGGTGCCAGCCAGCTACTACCCGAGCCCTTACTACAATCAAAAAACGAAGCCCTACACGATGATGTTACCCCCGCCGTTGGTCCAGAAGGACAAGATCGTCAGTTTCGCCGAACCCACTCAACAGTTCAGCACTCAAACGGAAGAGGGACCAGTGCTCCAGGACTCTCAGTTCTACGCGGTACCATCGAAGAATTACAACCAACATCCTCCGCCGCCGCAATCCCCGACGAAGTCTCAGAACTCGTCCAAGTCTCCCGGTAAAGGTGTCATGATCTCCCAAGTGGAGACGATAAAGAGTTACGTTCCCTCGTCGGTGCAACCCACCAAATCGCGCTACGAATCCGTCACCAGTCCCTCGGTCTCCTTCGAGAAGTCCAACCTGATTTATCAATCCACCCAGACGCTCTCTGGCGGTTGGCCAGGTGGTAACGGTCCCGTGTCGACACCCACCACGTCCGACGCGAGTCAATCCACCTGGCGCACACCGGATTACTCCCGCGATCAGTACGAGATCGATCACCACGTGGCTGCCTCCTCGAACCACGAGGTGGTGGTCGAACAGAACGCAAACATCATCGTGGACGGCGACAGCAACGAGAACGAGGAGGTGGTCGTGGGCCAGAAGGAGGCCGTCTCGGTTGACAAACACCCGAGCGTGAACGTCGTCCGGGTCAACGCGAACTCCTCCGATCAGAACGACGAGGAACCGGGCCAGTCCTCGGAGAAGATGCACATAGTGGTCGCGAACTCGCCCGCGAATCTCGAGATCGAGACTCACAAGGCCAAGAAGGGACCCGTGGCCGTGGTGATGCCAGCGAACTACTCCGAGAAGAACCTCACCTCTCCGAGCTCCGGTGCTTCGGAGCTACCGATCGTCCTCGAAAACTTGACAACGGGGACGGAGATGTCGGTCGAGAAGACGTCGAAAGTTCAACCGCAATCCGTGAGGAACTCTGTGACCGGTTCTCCGATATTCCAAGAGGAGCCTCAGCTACCCCAATCGTCGATAGTCTCGCCCAACAGGATGATTCCCACTCATCACCAGCACCCAGTCTCTCAAGCTACGTCGATGCCACCGTTGTCTCGTTACCCTGTTGGCTCTCTCCACGCGTTCGGGGCACCTCAAGCCCCCCTCCAATCCATGATGCACATGCAATCTAGACCCAATCACGCGATGATGCATTTCCTCGGAAGTATGCGTCCCAACGTCGGTTTCCGTCTACCGGGCTCCATGCCCGTGTTCCCGCCGATGGCTCACATGCACGCTCCGCCCATGAAGCCCATCACGAATCACATGGTCGCCCCGATGGCCCTCGATCAGTCTCACCGACCCCCACAGATGCAGGACTTCGTCGCCGCGTTCACCAATCCTCCCGCGTCCACGTCCATGACCGCGATGGGAGTCGAGGAGCACATCCTCGATCATCATCGGACCCGTGTACCGGACATGACCACGTTGATCACCACCCCCACACCGTTCCTGCCGACAGCCACCCCGACGGAATCCTCGGCCACCGAGGCCGATATACAGGACCCGGAACGAAACGGTCATTCTCCTCTCGGTGCGGTACTCGTCGACGAGAAGGACGAGAGCTCGTGGACGACTCCGCATCCATCGTCGACGACCTCCACCCCCCAGGTGACCACTGTACCCAGTTTGACCACGGATCCGATTTTCTCTCATTACAAGCAACCTGCCAAGCCTATCCGTGGCCCGATGTACCTGATCATCCAAGGTCACTCGAAGGTCAAGACGTACAAACCCACCGTGACCAAGCACGGTGGACCGACCCTGAGGAACGAGATCGCGTTGGGTGTCACCGAGAGACAGCTCTCGAAATTCGAGCAGTTCGTCAAGGAGAACACGAAGAACACCGGGGCCGAGCCGACGAACACCGTGGCCAGCGAGAAGAAAATCGCGGACGAGAAAGCTCGGGCTGAGAAGCTGAACCAGGCGCGTCAGAACAGTCTGATGAGCCTGGTGGAGAGCGGTCTGGGGAGCTTCACCGTGTCGCCGTCCTCGTACGCGACGGAGGAGGAACACCAGGCGAACTCGGTGACGACGATCGAGATCAACGGGAACTAG